The Faecalibacter sp. LW9 genome has a segment encoding these proteins:
- a CDS encoding AAA family ATPase, protein MLITRIAAKNYKTYKDLDLDLSVKPDKPIVLIGGQNGGGKTTLFQAIYAALYGLDVKDEDHFKRLISAAVPFTNDLKIELEIDFKGKVLHQEYFYKIKRIYALNTQNKPVESVSLNFNGEIFTYGSATPINQKAIAEAEVNKIIKANLPKELSKYFLFDAMESGNILKEDYLSRVIKENIENVMGFNKYTYLLNATSKVKQKYIEESIGIEAEREEYKALVDAKESYENNIKKLNEEYQNKLGYSISNKELYGKAKQGVNLQKEYQERIQFLQKKIEELKEKQAIYLANVTKYTNDVEIQVFLPKLIDIIREELQLIISKSESDNANHFTKVQLDFITDKLDSFILTKEYKNLDANDFSNDFINYLKSSTQDQDDANPYNYLSAEELETIRAMLNLTSINAFNFLMQSKDNLENEFLQLPTLRAQLDEAKSHLTADDNSIIQTYESNESRLSEIKESIKNYKTEIEKLETKINRFDIPDDEVPNPKLELCKKIEPIFGQIATALLNAKKQQIEQTMLEDLNSTLVVYENQIGRVELSENLTDLTFKIYHKAGNEIYLEELNAASKQIIVQVLLKALHQFGDYNPPVMIDTVMGYLDEDSRASLLENYFPKLSHQTILLSTDSEIRTDKDLMKIEEFISKKYTLIRDKELQLTTVSEGYFNS, encoded by the coding sequence ATGCTAATAACTAGAATTGCTGCAAAAAACTATAAAACCTATAAAGATTTAGATTTAGATCTTAGTGTGAAACCAGACAAACCTATTGTATTAATTGGTGGTCAAAATGGAGGTGGTAAAACAACTTTATTTCAAGCGATTTATGCTGCACTGTATGGTTTAGATGTGAAAGATGAAGATCATTTTAAACGATTAATTAGTGCTGCTGTTCCTTTTACTAATGATCTAAAGATAGAATTAGAAATTGATTTTAAAGGAAAGGTATTACATCAAGAATATTTTTATAAAATAAAGCGTATTTACGCTTTAAATACACAAAATAAGCCTGTCGAATCCGTGAGTTTAAATTTTAATGGAGAAATTTTTACTTATGGATCAGCTACACCTATAAATCAAAAAGCTATTGCTGAAGCAGAAGTAAATAAAATTATTAAGGCTAATCTTCCTAAAGAATTAAGTAAGTATTTTCTTTTTGATGCAATGGAGTCTGGTAATATTCTTAAAGAAGATTATCTTTCTCGTGTAATTAAAGAAAATATTGAAAACGTGATGGGTTTTAATAAATACACTTATTTATTAAACGCAACGAGTAAAGTAAAGCAAAAATATATTGAAGAATCAATAGGTATTGAAGCTGAACGTGAGGAGTATAAAGCCTTAGTTGATGCGAAAGAATCTTACGAAAACAATATTAAAAAATTGAATGAAGAATATCAAAATAAATTGGGATATTCTATTAGTAATAAAGAGTTGTATGGCAAAGCTAAACAAGGTGTAAATCTTCAGAAAGAATACCAAGAACGTATTCAATTTCTTCAAAAGAAAATTGAAGAGTTAAAAGAGAAGCAAGCAATTTATTTAGCTAATGTTACTAAATATACCAATGATGTCGAAATTCAAGTTTTCTTACCCAAGTTAATTGATATTATTCGTGAAGAATTACAATTAATCATTTCGAAGAGTGAATCTGATAATGCGAATCATTTTACTAAAGTACAATTAGATTTTATTACAGATAAATTAGACAGTTTTATTCTTACTAAAGAATATAAAAATTTAGATGCAAATGATTTCTCTAATGATTTTATTAATTATTTAAAATCCTCAACTCAAGATCAAGACGACGCTAATCCATACAATTATTTGTCAGCTGAAGAATTAGAAACAATCCGTGCGATGTTAAATTTAACATCAATCAATGCGTTTAATTTTTTAATGCAATCAAAAGATAATTTAGAAAATGAATTTTTACAGTTGCCTACTTTAAGAGCTCAATTAGATGAAGCTAAAAGTCATTTGACAGCAGACGATAATTCAATTATTCAAACTTATGAATCCAATGAATCAAGATTAAGTGAGATTAAAGAATCAATTAAAAATTATAAAACGGAAATTGAAAAATTAGAAACTAAAATCAACAGATTTGATATACCAGATGATGAAGTTCCTAATCCTAAATTAGAGTTATGTAAGAAAATTGAACCTATTTTCGGTCAAATTGCCACAGCATTATTAAATGCTAAAAAACAACAGATTGAACAGACCATGTTAGAAGATTTAAATTCTACTCTTGTTGTCTATGAAAATCAAATAGGTCGTGTTGAATTATCAGAAAACTTAACAGATTTAACGTTCAAAATTTATCATAAAGCTGGTAATGAAATTTATTTAGAGGAATTAAATGCTGCTTCTAAACAAATTATAGTTCAAGTTTTATTAAAAGCATTACATCAATTTGGAGATTATAATCCTCCTGTAATGATCGATACAGTAATGGGTTATTTAGATGAAGATAGTAGAGCTTCTTTATTAGAAAATTATTTTCCAAAACTTTCACATCAAACAATCCTATTAAGTACAGATAGCGAAATTAGAACCGATAAAGATTTAATGAAAATTGAAGAATTTATTTCTAAAAAATATACACTGATTAGAGATAAAGAATTGCAATTAACAACAGTTAGTGAAGGTTATTTTAACAGTTAA
- a CDS encoding ATP-binding protein: MLTLQTGLRIAEAVQPKMDELRLKYETLVNLSKYEFDVFPFSVKGNAKFMRIALLVGLSQNYKRTDDFLKLTMTNNSIQPTLFTVHGLANTINTLIHLRYNHLDIDWEDNIKKSKVICFEILKGAEYLIQDNNLEEWLSFTKSNNGNANEIPHLNLNIGEYADDIPAYLDMNSTAITNTQILIAGTTGSGKSNLLAVLMNEIRALSVETNYPVNFLFFDYKGEFSDVANNDWLNHFAVDRKAILDPIVEPLPFTPFKNFVQANQNEINIYSTEMANALCSIDKATISANMSNRLSEAIINAYKNTKGMPITFDLMLDCYTELQPKNDKEKVDSVKSVLSQLIRANIFSSEDHIDLINNSFIVKMDKYASDGPVGKAIVYFIISKLNSIYENLPQQANDGQRVELRHFTIIDEAHYMLDFDNKPLRNLIAVGRNKGMSVVLATQNMEHFKSKHFDFYANAQYPLIMKQQSINDGVLKDLYGANATELQEIKQAIVSLGKGELIIKNNEAIMLGFGKKFKKFKVRHLI; encoded by the coding sequence ATGTTAACATTACAAACAGGCTTAAGAATAGCAGAAGCGGTTCAACCTAAAATGGATGAGTTACGCTTAAAATATGAAACTCTTGTTAATTTAAGTAAATATGAATTCGATGTTTTTCCTTTTTCTGTAAAAGGGAATGCAAAATTTATGCGTATCGCTTTACTTGTTGGTCTTTCCCAAAATTACAAAAGAACAGATGATTTCTTAAAGCTAACTATGACAAATAATAGTATTCAACCAACTTTATTTACAGTTCATGGACTAGCCAATACAATCAATACGTTAATTCATTTAAGATATAATCATTTAGATATTGATTGGGAAGATAATATTAAAAAGAGTAAAGTAATATGTTTTGAAATCTTGAAAGGTGCTGAATATTTGATTCAAGATAATAATTTAGAAGAATGGTTGTCATTTACAAAATCAAATAATGGAAACGCTAACGAAATTCCACATTTAAATTTGAATATTGGTGAATATGCAGATGATATACCAGCATATTTAGATATGAATAGTACCGCAATAACGAATACTCAAATACTTATTGCAGGAACAACAGGATCGGGTAAATCGAATCTATTGGCAGTTTTAATGAATGAAATCAGAGCATTATCAGTTGAAACAAATTACCCAGTCAATTTTTTATTTTTTGATTATAAAGGTGAATTTTCTGATGTTGCGAATAACGATTGGTTAAATCATTTTGCAGTGGATCGTAAAGCTATTTTAGATCCAATTGTTGAGCCTTTACCTTTTACACCGTTTAAAAATTTTGTTCAAGCAAATCAAAATGAGATAAATATTTATTCAACAGAAATGGCGAATGCACTTTGTTCCATTGATAAAGCAACAATAAGTGCAAACATGAGTAATCGTTTATCTGAGGCAATTATCAACGCATACAAGAATACAAAGGGGATGCCAATAACGTTTGATTTAATGCTTGATTGTTATACAGAGCTTCAGCCTAAGAATGATAAGGAAAAAGTTGATAGCGTTAAATCTGTATTAAGTCAATTGATAAGAGCTAATATTTTTTCTTCTGAAGATCATATCGATTTAATAAATAATAGCTTTATAGTTAAAATGGATAAATATGCTAGTGATGGTCCAGTAGGTAAAGCAATTGTTTATTTTATTATTTCGAAATTAAATTCAATTTATGAAAATCTACCACAACAAGCTAATGATGGTCAAAGAGTTGAATTACGTCATTTTACGATAATAGATGAAGCTCATTACATGCTTGATTTTGATAACAAACCATTACGAAATTTAATTGCTGTTGGGCGTAATAAAGGAATGAGTGTGGTGTTAGCCACACAAAATATGGAGCATTTCAAATCTAAACATTTTGATTTTTATGCAAATGCTCAATATCCTTTAATAATGAAACAACAATCAATCAATGATGGGGTTCTAAAAGATTTATATGGTGCTAATGCAACTGAACTTCAAGAAATAAAACAAGCAATTGTTTCTTTAGGTAAAGGTGAATTAATTATCAAAAACAATGAAGCAATCATGTTAGGTTTTGGTAAAAAATTCAAAAAATTTAAAGTTAGACACTTAATTTAA
- a CDS encoding DUF6943 family protein, with protein sequence MYKAILYTAWKANAFDAYLFGSVIPYIRISDFKKVVYEKAHKVYCNYRQFENDFQRYLELEKYEASIAKQLQLIRELKQVYIMRHIK encoded by the coding sequence ATGTATAAAGCGATTTTATATACTGCATGGAAAGCTAATGCTTTTGATGCTTATCTATTTGGATCCGTTATTCCGTATATCCGAATCAGCGATTTTAAAAAAGTAGTATATGAAAAAGCACATAAAGTTTATTGTAATTACCGCCAATTTGAGAATGATTTTCAACGCTATCTCGAATTGGAAAAGTATGAAGCATCCATTGCCAAACAACTCCAACTCATCCGAGAACTAAAACAGGTGTACATCATGCGACACATCAAGTAA
- a CDS encoding DUF5675 family protein, which yields MRVKIVRVAQGKQSTLSHLYIDGIFQCYLLEDKIRAEKIKHQTAIPTGNFQLRLNTWGGMNTKYKTSMGKVHEGMVEIYGFPNFDYIYIHIGNLHSDTSGCPLTGFGFQKVGDDYQVVQSRDAYKMVYPKLVKLIKDKQTSIVIENNFQF from the coding sequence ATGCGAGTAAAAATTGTACGTGTGGCTCAAGGGAAACAAAGTACATTGAGTCATTTATATATTGATGGCATCTTTCAATGCTATTTGTTGGAGGATAAGATTAGAGCAGAAAAGATTAAGCATCAAACGGCTATTCCGACAGGAAATTTTCAATTACGTTTGAATACATGGGGCGGCATGAATACCAAGTATAAAACGTCGATGGGAAAAGTACACGAAGGAATGGTTGAAATTTATGGTTTTCCCAACTTTGATTACATCTACATCCACATTGGAAATCTCCATTCCGATACTTCAGGATGTCCATTGACAGGGTTTGGTTTTCAGAAGGTCGGTGACGATTATCAAGTGGTTCAATCCCGTGATGCCTATAAAATGGTTTATCCCAAATTAGTGAAATTGATCAAGGATAAACAAACGTCGATTGTCATTGAAAATAACTTTCAATTTTAA
- a CDS encoding thermonuclease family protein: MKYSAKEPYYVETFYKVVNIKDADSLIVKNELTKEEKEIRLYGIDAPEIRINRKLKIDEEKSHLPASLLMELGWEARNYLTTVLSVDDRITIITETKNAYDVYNRQLAYVILKSGECLNELLLQNGYAKASREYYCSKLPEYQLMNRQAQINRRGLYAKIPHF, encoded by the coding sequence ATGAAATACAGTGCTAAAGAACCCTATTATGTCGAAACATTTTATAAAGTGGTCAATATCAAGGATGCAGATTCCTTGATCGTGAAAAATGAATTGACAAAAGAAGAAAAGGAAATTCGATTATACGGAATCGATGCTCCAGAAATCAGAATCAATAGAAAGCTAAAAATAGATGAAGAAAAATCCCATCTACCTGCAAGTTTATTAATGGAATTAGGATGGGAAGCCAGAAATTACCTGACTACCGTTTTATCTGTTGATGATAGAATAACCATCATCACCGAAACCAAAAATGCATATGATGTATACAACCGCCAATTGGCTTATGTCATCCTTAAAAGTGGAGAATGTTTAAATGAATTGCTCCTGCAAAATGGATATGCAAAAGCATCAAGAGAATACTATTGCTCAAAATTACCCGAATATCAGTTGATGAACCGACAAGCACAAATTAATAGGAGAGGACTATATGCCAAAATCCCTCATTTTTAA
- a CDS encoding tyrosine-type recombinase/integrase, producing MKNLNLSHYRFESGVHKNEKVIWIYFDYAKHSIHPLKEHLKIYYSKTQKLWYLKDNSMTRKRVGLDVLEFPEAEKLPLNHQLKFYETIQQLKLKGYSPNTRRTYGSELISFLKMFSKYAIEDITTDQIRRYLIYCMEELKLSEFTINSRMNAIKFLYEKVLLRPRVIYDIPRPKKPDTLPKVLSIFEIRQIIERTENPKHQMILKTIYGMGLRVSEVVNLRIGDLDSERMQVHIKGAKGKKDRITILPESLLDGLRMYYMQYKPKEFLFENRFGEKMSTRTVQMIFKRALLKSNSRKKVSVHSLRHSFATHLLENGTDLALIQQLLGHNNIKTTLSYTHVSKKSLLKIKSPLDQI from the coding sequence ATGAAAAACTTAAATTTATCGCATTATCGGTTTGAGTCTGGTGTTCATAAAAATGAAAAAGTGATTTGGATTTATTTTGATTATGCCAAACACTCCATTCACCCTCTAAAAGAACATCTTAAAATTTATTACAGTAAAACGCAAAAATTATGGTATTTAAAAGATAATTCCATGACGCGAAAAAGAGTAGGGTTGGATGTACTCGAGTTTCCTGAAGCTGAAAAATTACCTCTAAATCATCAATTGAAATTTTATGAAACCATTCAACAATTAAAATTAAAAGGCTATAGTCCAAATACTCGTAGAACTTATGGTAGTGAATTGATCTCATTTCTTAAAATGTTTTCCAAATACGCTATAGAAGACATTACGACAGATCAAATTAGACGCTATTTGATCTATTGTATGGAAGAACTGAAATTATCCGAATTTACCATTAATTCCAGAATGAATGCCATCAAATTTTTGTACGAAAAAGTTTTGCTGAGGCCACGCGTCATTTATGATATCCCTCGTCCCAAAAAACCCGATACCTTGCCTAAAGTATTATCCATTTTTGAAATCAGACAAATTATTGAACGAACCGAAAATCCTAAACATCAAATGATTTTAAAAACCATTTATGGAATGGGGCTTAGAGTAAGCGAAGTCGTTAATCTTAGAATTGGCGATTTGGATAGCGAGCGCATGCAAGTGCATATTAAAGGTGCGAAAGGGAAGAAAGATCGAATTACCATTTTACCCGAATCCCTATTGGATGGTCTTCGGATGTATTATATGCAATATAAACCAAAAGAATTTTTGTTCGAAAATCGTTTCGGTGAAAAAATGTCAACTCGTACGGTACAAATGATTTTCAAACGGGCGTTATTAAAATCAAACTCCAGAAAAAAAGTAAGTGTTCACAGCCTACGACATTCTTTTGCTACTCATTTGTTGGAGAATGGAACTGACTTGGCTTTAATACAGCAACTCTTAGGGCATAATAACATCAAAACGACTTTGTCCTATACCCACGTATCCAAAAAATCATTACTCAAAATCAAATCACCATTAGATCAAATCTGA
- the dinB gene encoding DNA polymerase IV: MLRKIIHIDMDAFYASVEQRDHPALRGKCIAVGGSAERGVVATASYEARRYGVKSAMPSVVAKRKCPKLIFVKPRFDVYQQVSQEIREIFYEYTDLVEPLSLDEAYLDVTENKKGMGVATDIAKEILQKIYERTQLTASAGISYNKFLAKIASDYRKPHGMFVVTPKMALDFVAELPIRKFHGIGKVTAERMSNMGIHNGYDLRQLSLEKLLKEFGKSGQYYYQIARGEDYREVNATRIRKSVGSENTFTEDLTSLNQLQQGIIPEVDDVWRWCSSHNVYGRTVTVKIKYSDFSVVSKSKTLIQPLKNELLFRQLVMDLMEDAYDPLQSVRLLGVSVSNLTDYKLSEGRQLVLNFDADYSDLI; encoded by the coding sequence ATGCTTCGTAAAATTATACATATCGACATGGATGCATTCTATGCATCTGTAGAGCAACGGGATCATCCAGCATTGCGTGGAAAATGTATTGCAGTAGGTGGAAGTGCGGAACGTGGCGTTGTGGCTACTGCAAGTTACGAGGCACGTCGATATGGTGTAAAGTCGGCTATGCCATCTGTTGTGGCCAAGCGTAAATGTCCAAAGCTAATTTTCGTAAAGCCCCGATTTGATGTGTATCAACAGGTTTCCCAAGAAATTCGGGAAATTTTCTATGAATATACGGATTTGGTAGAGCCTTTGTCGTTAGATGAGGCTTATTTGGACGTGACCGAAAATAAGAAAGGGATGGGTGTTGCCACCGATATTGCGAAAGAAATTTTACAAAAAATATATGAACGAACACAGCTCACTGCATCTGCAGGAATTTCGTACAATAAATTTTTAGCTAAGATCGCTTCGGATTACCGAAAACCACACGGAATGTTTGTGGTAACTCCTAAAATGGCCTTGGATTTTGTAGCGGAGTTGCCCATTCGAAAATTTCATGGCATAGGAAAAGTTACAGCAGAACGCATGTCCAATATGGGCATACACAACGGCTATGACTTAAGGCAACTTTCGTTGGAAAAATTATTAAAGGAGTTTGGGAAATCAGGGCAATACTATTATCAAATTGCTCGCGGAGAAGATTATCGAGAAGTTAATGCCACACGCATCCGTAAATCGGTGGGTTCTGAAAATACGTTTACAGAAGATCTCACGTCGTTGAACCAATTGCAACAAGGAATTATTCCTGAAGTGGACGATGTTTGGAGATGGTGTTCGAGTCATAATGTGTATGGGCGTACTGTTACTGTCAAAATTAAATACAGTGATTTTTCTGTTGTTAGTAAGAGTAAAACATTGATCCAACCCCTTAAAAATGAATTATTGTTTCGTCAATTGGTGATGGATCTTATGGAAGATGCCTATGATCCACTACAATCTGTGCGTTTGTTAGGCGTATCAGTTTCTAATCTTACGGATTATAAATTATCCGAAGGACGTCAATTGGTCTTGAATTTTGATGCTGATTATTCAGATTTGATCTAA
- a CDS encoding cation:proton antiporter, translating into MEEHLPKIIIDLGLILGVGAITTLIFKRINQPLVLGYIIAGFLVGPHFTYLPTVADEHSIEIWAKIGVIFLLFSLGLEFSFKKLLNVGGSASITALVEIICIIAVGYYAGQLMGWSQMDSIFLGGLLASSSTTIIIRAFDELKLKRKKFANVVFGILIVEDIVVILLMVILSTMAVSQQFDGAEMFSSLIKLGFFLVVWFLGGIFVIPSFLRAIKKYLDDETLLILSIGLCLGMVYIADSVGFSIELGAFVMGSILAETIYAEKIEHTLQSVKTLFATIFFVSIGMMIDPASMIEHKWAILVVTLITIFGKLLFTSVGALLSGQPLKQSVQVGMSMAQIGEFAFIVAGLGLSLGVTSDFLFPVAVGVSAITTFTTPYLMKSSEKTYEILNKILPQKVLKSIDRYSSDTQHIQDENQWKMILTRTIKNLALNTVIVIAIAFFTKSFILIMLYDTVSPFLANLITLVLTFFISAPFLWALVGNRVSKQLMTDFWHESKYNRAPIIGLFALRILFILGLIVFIYYQFFSSEIAVALLIVFILTALYFLSKHFNTIYSIIQNRFLYNLNEREIIEEKRQAQLKDNYQYTWDNTHISEMEVPRHANFIGVPLGELNWRTKFHINIAYIKRGDRIIQMPTSTDVLYPLDEIGIIGTDEQIQKFEKYLSIIGESIPTESVKDRIDITMDKVVIPKGVADVAYQDVGWVKDTTHGIVVSIERDGIISYNPDRDVIIEAGDYLTIVADKKKLKEFIKTYNLK; encoded by the coding sequence ATGGAAGAACACTTGCCAAAAATAATTATCGACTTAGGTTTAATTTTAGGTGTAGGAGCAATTACCACTTTAATATTTAAACGTATTAATCAACCTCTTGTATTAGGATACATTATAGCCGGCTTTTTGGTTGGACCTCATTTCACCTATTTACCAACGGTAGCTGATGAACACAGTATTGAAATTTGGGCAAAAATTGGAGTGATTTTTTTACTCTTTAGTTTGGGGCTTGAGTTTAGTTTCAAAAAACTTCTGAATGTTGGAGGAAGCGCCTCCATTACCGCCCTTGTAGAAATTATTTGCATTATCGCTGTGGGATATTATGCGGGGCAGCTGATGGGTTGGTCGCAAATGGACAGTATTTTCTTAGGAGGATTACTGGCCAGTTCGTCTACAACTATTATTATCCGTGCCTTTGATGAGCTGAAACTAAAACGAAAGAAATTTGCAAACGTTGTTTTCGGAATTTTGATTGTGGAAGATATAGTGGTGATCTTATTAATGGTCATTTTATCAACGATGGCGGTTAGTCAACAGTTTGATGGCGCTGAAATGTTCAGTTCGTTGATTAAGCTTGGATTCTTTTTGGTGGTTTGGTTTTTGGGAGGAATCTTTGTTATCCCATCGTTTTTACGTGCCATTAAAAAATATTTGGATGATGAAACGTTATTAATTTTATCCATCGGGTTATGTTTAGGAATGGTCTACATTGCTGATAGTGTTGGTTTTTCGATAGAATTAGGAGCATTTGTCATGGGATCGATATTGGCAGAGACGATTTATGCCGAGAAAATCGAGCATACTTTACAATCGGTTAAAACATTATTTGCTACCATTTTCTTCGTTTCTATCGGTATGATGATTGATCCTGCTTCTATGATTGAACATAAGTGGGCCATTTTAGTTGTGACATTGATTACCATTTTTGGAAAACTTCTTTTTACAAGTGTTGGTGCATTATTATCGGGTCAACCGCTAAAGCAATCGGTACAAGTCGGGATGAGTATGGCGCAAATTGGAGAATTTGCTTTTATTGTTGCTGGATTGGGATTGTCTCTTGGAGTAACCAGTGACTTCTTATTTCCTGTAGCTGTAGGGGTATCTGCCATTACCACCTTTACTACCCCTTATTTGATGAAATCTTCTGAAAAAACGTATGAAATTTTAAACAAAATATTACCTCAAAAAGTTTTAAAATCAATTGATCGTTATTCATCCGATACGCAACATATTCAAGATGAAAACCAATGGAAAATGATATTGACTCGAACAATTAAAAATCTGGCATTGAATACTGTTATTGTTATTGCCATTGCATTTTTTACCAAGAGTTTTATTTTGATCATGCTGTATGATACGGTAAGTCCTTTTCTTGCCAATTTAATTACATTGGTATTAACGTTCTTTATTTCCGCTCCTTTCTTATGGGCGTTGGTGGGAAATCGTGTTTCGAAACAATTGATGACCGATTTCTGGCATGAATCTAAGTACAATCGTGCGCCAATCATCGGATTATTTGCTTTAAGAATTTTATTCATATTGGGATTAATTGTATTTATCTATTATCAATTTTTCTCGAGTGAAATCGCGGTTGCCTTGTTGATTGTCTTTATATTAACGGCTTTGTATTTTTTATCGAAACATTTTAATACCATTTACAGCATTATTCAAAATCGTTTCCTTTATAATCTTAATGAGCGAGAAATCATTGAAGAAAAACGACAAGCACAACTGAAAGATAACTATCAATACACTTGGGATAATACACATATTTCTGAGATGGAAGTTCCGCGTCATGCGAATTTTATAGGTGTGCCATTGGGCGAATTGAATTGGCGTACCAAATTCCATATCAATATTGCGTATATCAAACGTGGAGATCGTATTATCCAAATGCCAACAAGTACGGATGTGCTTTATCCTTTGGATGAAATTGGGATTATTGGAACGGATGAGCAGATACAAAAATTTGAAAAATACCTAAGTATTATTGGTGAATCGATACCTACAGAATCTGTAAAAGATCGTATTGATATTACGATGGATAAAGTGGTTATCCCGAAAGGCGTTGCTGATGTAGCATACCAAGATGTGGGATGGGTAAAAGATACAACCCATGGTATTGTTGTTTCGATCGAAAGGGATGGAATAATTAGTTACAATCCTGATCGTGATGTCATCATTGAAGCGGGCGATTATCTAACCATTGTAGCTGATAAGAAAAAGTTAAAAGAATTTATCAAAACATATAATTTAAAATAA
- a CDS encoding class I SAM-dependent methyltransferase, translated as MKDLFGQAILDYQTENHPENLYTETSISELDVMPIDYLFRDFDEMPAFEQKALTLAQGKTLDVGAGAGSHTLYLQDKGFEVKAIDLSPKAIEACRLRGVKHTEAIHLLDLSTEERYDTILLLMNGTGIFQNLFVIGAYLEKLKSLLNEGGQILIDGTDIIYMFDDDDDGGKWIPGDKNYYGEVDFIIHYKGMQEEPIEWLYLDFDTLKNACEHHGLKCKRLMKEEDSYLAKITIN; from the coding sequence ATGAAAGACTTATTTGGACAGGCCATTTTGGATTACCAAACGGAAAACCATCCCGAGAATTTATATACTGAAACATCTATTTCAGAATTAGATGTCATGCCTATTGACTATCTCTTTAGGGACTTTGATGAGATGCCCGCTTTTGAACAAAAAGCATTGACCTTAGCCCAAGGAAAAACGTTGGATGTGGGAGCTGGTGCAGGATCACACACTTTATATTTGCAAGATAAAGGTTTTGAAGTAAAAGCAATTGATCTTTCTCCAAAAGCCATCGAGGCTTGCCGATTGAGAGGTGTAAAACATACAGAAGCCATTCATTTGTTGGATTTATCTACAGAAGAACGCTACGACACGATCCTTCTTTTAATGAATGGAACAGGAATTTTCCAAAATTTATTTGTCATTGGTGCCTATTTAGAAAAATTAAAATCCTTGTTGAACGAAGGTGGACAAATTTTAATAGATGGAACTGATATTATTTATATGTTTGATGATGATGATGATGGTGGTAAATGGATTCCTGGGGACAAAAATTATTATGGCGAAGTAGACTTTATTATCCATTATAAAGGCATGCAAGAAGAACCGATCGAGTGGTTGTATTTGGATTTTGATACTTTAAAAAATGCGTGCGAGCACCATGGATTGAAGTGTAAACGACTGATGAAAGAAGAGGATTCATATTTAGCTAAAATCACTATAAATTAA